From one Humulus lupulus chromosome 8, drHumLupu1.1, whole genome shotgun sequence genomic stretch:
- the LOC133798296 gene encoding 7-dehydrocholesterol reductase-like: MELYPRIGKNFDIKVFTNCRFGMMSWAVLAVTYCIKQYEVNGKVADSMLVNTILMLVYVTKFFWWEVGYWSTMDIAHDRAGFYICWGCLVWVPSIYTSPGMYLVNHPVHLGTQLALYILVAGILCIYINYDCDRQRQEFRRTNGKALVWGKAPSKITATYTTTTGETKSNILLTSGWYGKYWKLYCEKVRYRVIPGIY, from the exons ATGGAACTCTATCCTCGCATTGGTAAAAACTTCGACATTAAAGTTTTTACAAATTGCAGATTTGGAATGATGTCTTGGGCAGTTCTAGCTGTAACCTATTGCATAAAGCAG TATGAAGTGAACGGCAAAGTGGCTGATTCAATGCTTGTTAATACCATATTGATGCTGGTGTATGTTACTAAGTTTTTTTGGTGGGAAGTTGGATACTGGAGCACAATGGATATTGCACATGATCGAG CTGGTTTTTATATTTGCTGGGGATGCCTTGTATGGGTGCCTTCTATATATACTTCTCCTGGCATGTACCTGGTCAATCATCCCGTACACCTTGGAACTCAG TTGGCACTCTACATCCTAGTAGCAGGCATTCTTTGCATATACATCAACTACGACTGTGATAGGCAAAGGCAAGAGTTTCGCAGAACAAATGGCAAAGCTTTGGTTTGGGGTAAAGCTCCATCAAAG ATAACTGCCACTTACACTACCACAACTGGGGAAACAAAAAGCAACATTCTTTTAACTTCGGGATG GTATGGAAAATACTGGAAATTGTACTGCGAGAAGGTTCGGTATAGGGTCATCCCCGGAATTTACTGA